The sequence AATGATTTCATTTATAATGCTAATAGAAAGGTTGTGGACACATGAATGATTTTGAAATGTACAAGATGATTTTAGAAATCATTTCTGATAAAAACCCCAAGGACTTACAAGCACTACTCGACGAATCACAACATTATCAAAACGTTAAAGATTATATTGCCAGCGACGAACCTAATTCATTTTTGATTCAAAATATTCAAGACATGACTTTGAATATGATAAACGATGGTTTGATTTCGGCTGTCGTCAGTCCTTTAAAATATGTTACTTTAATCAAATTTAATGGTCTAACTGTCTTAGGTTTTCAATATTTAAAAAAACTCAAGGAACAAGATACCAAAAAACAAATCGAAACAATTCTCGATCAAGAAGGTCACGTCATGTCTGCCAAAAATCTCACTGAAATTCTTTCAAAACTCATTTTTAGTTAAGGCTAACTTATTTACAGTTGTCGATTAACTTAACTTTTGACACCCACCAAATTAAAGCTTACTCTGTATTTGTGACAAGTTTTCTAATAATATGGAGGTTTTTTTATGTCAAAGACTAATGTAGTAATTGTTGGTGCCTCACATGGTGGCCATCAATCAATTTTGGAATTATTAAAGCGTTATGATGACGTGGATATTAAATTATTCGAAGCTGGAGATTTTGTTTCCTTCATGTCTTGTGGGATGGAACTTTATCTAGAAAACAGCGTTACCGACGTCAATGATGTTCGTAACTTTGCTCCTAGTGACTTCAAGGATGATGAAAATGTTGCCATCCTCAATAATCACCAAGTTACAAAAATCAACGCTGATAAAAAGACAGTTACTGTTATCAACACTAAGGACAACAGTCAAACTGAATATCCTTACGATAAATTAATTTTAAGTTCTGGAGTTACGCCTAAGTCTATCCCCGTTCCAGGCAATGACTTGGAAAACGTTTATTTGATGCGTGGTTACGATTGGGCTACTAAGATCAAAAATAAATTAGAAGATTCAAGCGTTAAAAATATTACAGTTGTTGGTGCCGGATATATTGGTATCGAAGCCGCTGAAGCCAGTGTCAAAGCTGGTAAAAATGTAACCTTAATGGATGTTATCGATCGTCCATTAGGTACTTACCTAGACCAAGAAATGACTGACATTTTGACTAAACATCTTGAAGAAAAAGGTGTCAAAGTCATTACTAGTGCAAATATCAAAGAATACGTTGGTTCTGACAAAGTTACTGCTGTCAAAACTGATAAAGAAGAAATTCCAAGTGACGTTGTCATTCAAGCCGCTGGTGTTCAACCAAATACTAATTGGCTCAAAGGCACAGTTGATCTTGATGATCGTGGTTGGATCAAAACTAATGAATATCTACAAACTAATTTACCTGACGTCTATGCCATTGGTGATGCTACATTGGCTTACTCAATTCCAGCTGACAATCATGTTCCTATCGCTTTAGCAACCGTAGCTCGTCGTGAAGCTAGATACGTCGTAAAACATTTATTTGAAAAGCAACCTGCTCTACCATTTGGTGGCGTTGTTGGTTCTTCAGCTTTGAGTGTCTTTGATTATCACTTTACAGAAAGTGGTCTCAATAGCTTCACTGCTAAACGCTCTAACGTTGAAGTCGCTAAATCATTCTATACAGGCAGTCTAAGACCTGCTTACGTTCCTGCTGGCAAAGACAACCCTGAAGTTTGCGTCCAACTATTCTTCAATCCAAGTTCTCACGTTTTACTAGGTGGAGCCGTTCTTTCAACTTATGACATTACCGCTCAAGGAAACGTTTTGGCCTTAGCCATTCAACATAAACTAACTGTCGAAGATTTGGCCGATGCTGACTTCTTCTTCCAACCTGGTTTTGACAGACAATGGAGCATTTTAAATATTGCTGCTCAACATGCCTTAGGAGAAAAAGATTTCTAAAAAATAATAGAGCTAGAACTGCTTGATTACAGTTCTAGCTCTTTTTTTATACCGCTGGTGGGATTCGAACCCATACATGGAAAACCATACAACGACCTGAACGTTGCGCGTCTGCCAATTCCGCCACAGCGGCAAATAATACAAATAATCTCTCAATTAGATTACAATGAAAATGATACTACAAATGGAGGTTGTTGTAATGGAAAAAATTAGTAAAAGTGTGTTAAATCAAGTTATTACCCCACGTGATCCTGAATCATATAAAGGAAATTACGGTAAAATACTCATTATCGCCGGATCAACTCAATTCGGTGGTGCAGCTATCATGTGTAGTAGTGCTGCCATTCACAGTGGAGCTGGATTGGTGACCGTTGCCACAACTCCCGAAAAATTCACTGCTATTAACATCAAAATCCCTGAAGCCATGACGATTGATTATCATGATAAAAAAGCCTTGCTGACTGCTATTATTAATAATCAAGTTATTGCAATCGGACCAGGATTAGGTACGTCAACGGTTGCTAAAGGTTTGGTCAAAGCTGTCTTAAATAATACTAAGACTGATCAAACGGTTATTTTAGATGCTTCGGCCTTAACAATCATAGCTGAAGAAAAAATTCCACTTCAAACAACAGCAAACATCATTTTGACTCCTCATCAAGGCGAATGGCAACGCCTCTCTAATCTGGCTATTACCGAACAAATAGAATTAAACAATCAAATACATCTGCATGAATTGAATCCTGATGCCTTGTTGGTTTTGAAGAAGCATCAATCAGAAATTTATTATCATGACCAAGTTTCAAAAATCATTGCGGGAAATCCCGGCATGGCAACTGGTGGTATGGGCGATACTCTAACTGGTATCATTGCTGGGTTTGTTGGTCAATTTGGTTTCTCTTTAGAAACGATTCAGGCAGCTCTTCTACTACACAGTGAAATTGGTGATAAATTAAACGAGAAAAATTATGTTGTTTTACCTTCTTCAATTATAGAAAGAATCCCTAAATATATGGCTAAATTTAGTTCAAAGGATAAATAAAAAGCGTGAATTTAATCACGCTTTTTTTATTTCATTCTCAAGATTTGTCTGATACGATCAACTCTTGAACCAACAATCTTATCAGCCAAAGACGTCTTCAAGACTAAGTATCCGTAAATAACTCCACCTAATCCAGCTTCCAAAATCAATGCTACTACACTGATAATTCGATCAGAATTTCCAACAAAGTGGAAAACTATCCAATTTACTAATAATACTGAAACAAACATTATCAAGGAGAATAAAATAATTCCACTGATTCTTCTCGAGATCCGACCGGTATTGAAAGGATAAATTGCATGCAGTTTTGCTAACATAAGCCAACAAACAACACCCATACCGATACTTGTAGCCACTAACGGACCAAATTCGTGGAATAACCAAATCATTGGCAATTGCACAACTACCTTTACGATAAAACCATAAACGAAATACTTAATAGCCAAGCGATTACGATATAACGCTTGTAAAACGGCTGACAAAACGGTGAACAATCCCAACAATATTGAAATAACAGATGAGAACTGCAACATCAAGACACCTAAAGCGTCATAACGATAGAACGTCGTCCATAATGGTTGGGCCACTGCATACATCCCTAATGATGCGGGAATCATAATGAAGAAGAACAATTCCAAAGTATTAGAAATTTGATTTTCGATTTTTTCTTTATTGCCCTTCGAATACAATCCAGATAGGATTGGTACCGCTGTAACGGCCATAGCGGTTGATAATGAAACAATGATCATGATTAGTTTATTAGCTTGAAAACCAAACAATGAGTAGTAATTATCTAATTGTGCTCCACTTGCATTAACGAATAATCTCATAAATTGATTAAATGTTGATTGATCATACAAGTTAAAAAATGTTATCCCTGCATCCAAGATAATGAATGGCAATGCTTGTTGGAAAATTTCGCGAGTAAAGTTATTTTCATTAACATTTGCAACAGGTTTACCATTACGAGACAAGCTTCTTAATCTTGGCAGTCGTTTTAAAATCGCTAAAATCAGAATAACAATCGCCACAGCAGCACCAATGAAAGCCGCAAAGGTCGATTGAACAACGGCATTAATATAGCTACCCTTACTTACTATCATGATCATATAAGTTGCTATCAACATATAAATAACACGGGCAATTTGCTCAATAAATTGTGAGATAGCGGACGGAGCCATATCCGAATATCCTTGTAAATAACCTCTCAAAATACTCAAAATAGGAATAACCAGCACGGCTACCGCTAATGATTTGATAACCGGAATACTTCTTGGATCGCCATCAGTAAACATAACTGCTAAGAGTGGCGCCCCAAAGAACATGATTGCCCCAAAAATGACCCCCATAAAGGTCATGATTTTGAGACCATGTT comes from Companilactobacillus pabuli and encodes:
- a CDS encoding NAD(P)/FAD-dependent oxidoreductase; amino-acid sequence: MSKTNVVIVGASHGGHQSILELLKRYDDVDIKLFEAGDFVSFMSCGMELYLENSVTDVNDVRNFAPSDFKDDENVAILNNHQVTKINADKKTVTVINTKDNSQTEYPYDKLILSSGVTPKSIPVPGNDLENVYLMRGYDWATKIKNKLEDSSVKNITVVGAGYIGIEAAEASVKAGKNVTLMDVIDRPLGTYLDQEMTDILTKHLEEKGVKVITSANIKEYVGSDKVTAVKTDKEEIPSDVVIQAAGVQPNTNWLKGTVDLDDRGWIKTNEYLQTNLPDVYAIGDATLAYSIPADNHVPIALATVARREARYVVKHLFEKQPALPFGGVVGSSALSVFDYHFTESGLNSFTAKRSNVEVAKSFYTGSLRPAYVPAGKDNPEVCVQLFFNPSSHVLLGGAVLSTYDITAQGNVLALAIQHKLTVEDLADADFFFQPGFDRQWSILNIAAQHALGEKDF
- a CDS encoding NAD(P)H-hydrate dehydratase, translated to MEKISKSVLNQVITPRDPESYKGNYGKILIIAGSTQFGGAAIMCSSAAIHSGAGLVTVATTPEKFTAINIKIPEAMTIDYHDKKALLTAIINNQVIAIGPGLGTSTVAKGLVKAVLNNTKTDQTVILDASALTIIAEEKIPLQTTANIILTPHQGEWQRLSNLAITEQIELNNQIHLHELNPDALLVLKKHQSEIYYHDQVSKIIAGNPGMATGGMGDTLTGIIAGFVGQFGFSLETIQAALLLHSEIGDKLNEKNYVVLPSSIIERIPKYMAKFSSKDK
- a CDS encoding putative polysaccharide biosynthesis protein: MPVLNPESPQDTMLKGSAWMTAGSIFSRILGAIYIIPWMAWMGSDYPAANALFAKGYNIYSLFLIVSTAGIPGAISKQISHYNALDQYATGNKLFKHGLKIMTFMGVIFGAIMFFGAPLLAVMFTDGDPRSIPVIKSLAVAVLVIPILSILRGYLQGYSDMAPSAISQFIEQIARVIYMLIATYMIMIVSKGSYINAVVQSTFAAFIGAAVAIVILILAILKRLPRLRSLSRNGKPVANVNENNFTREIFQQALPFIILDAGITFFNLYDQSTFNQFMRLFVNASGAQLDNYYSLFGFQANKLIMIIVSLSTAMAVTAVPILSGLYSKGNKEKIENQISNTLELFFFIMIPASLGMYAVAQPLWTTFYRYDALGVLMLQFSSVISILLGLFTVLSAVLQALYRNRLAIKYFVYGFIVKVVVQLPMIWLFHEFGPLVATSIGMGVVCWLMLAKLHAIYPFNTGRISRRISGIILFSLIMFVSVLLVNWIVFHFVGNSDRIISVVALILEAGLGGVIYGYLVLKTSLADKIVGSRVDRIRQILRMK